A section of the Solitalea canadensis DSM 3403 genome encodes:
- a CDS encoding helix-turn-helix transcriptional regulator: MNDNETTRLSRLTAILIQLQTKQLITATMLADKFSVSVRTIYRDIRALEQSGVPILTEEGKGYSLMEGYRIPPVTFTESEANALITAEQFVLRNKDASFVKEFTGAISKIKSVLRQTTKENANLLSDRIAVSQNSGLDRTSNYLVSLQLALTNFNLAVIDYQKPDTTEVSKRVVEPFALLSTQENWLLVAWCRLRKEFRIFRLDRITSLLIQNEKFEPHKITLQDFFALSQK; this comes from the coding sequence ATGAATGATAACGAGACAACAAGACTCTCAAGATTAACGGCCATACTGATACAACTGCAAACCAAACAACTTATCACTGCGACAATGCTCGCTGATAAATTTAGTGTTAGTGTTAGGACAATCTACCGTGACATTAGAGCTTTGGAACAATCAGGCGTACCCATTTTGACAGAAGAAGGGAAAGGTTATTCATTAATGGAAGGTTACCGAATCCCTCCAGTTACTTTTACTGAAAGTGAGGCAAATGCATTAATTACGGCAGAGCAATTTGTGTTGAGAAATAAGGATGCCTCGTTTGTTAAAGAATTCACTGGAGCCATAAGTAAGATAAAATCGGTATTGCGACAAACTACAAAGGAGAATGCAAACCTACTTTCAGATCGGATTGCTGTTAGTCAAAATAGCGGACTTGACAGAACCAGTAATTACCTGGTGAGTTTGCAGTTAGCCCTAACCAACTTTAATCTGGCTGTAATCGATTATCAAAAGCCGGATACCACTGAAGTAAGTAAAAGAGTTGTTGAACCGTTTGCCTTATTAAGCACCCAAGAAAATTGGCTATTAGTCGCTTGGTGTCGTTTGCGCAAAGAGTTCAGAATTTTTCGCCTCGACAGAATTACAAGTTTACTTATCCAAAACGAAAAGTTTGAACCGCATAAAATTACCTTACAAGATTTTTTTGCACTTTCTCAAAAATAA
- a CDS encoding VOC family protein, whose amino-acid sequence MENTHVLRGLATINFYATDHAAAKKWYSEFLGVEPYFNVPGYTEFRIGDYQHELGIIDSSYAPEGYSTKPSGAIAHWHVDDLTTTLTQLIAMGAKEYLPITDHSQGKGTFVTASVVDPFGNVLGLMTNVHYLEILNQKNS is encoded by the coding sequence ATGGAAAACACACACGTATTAAGAGGTTTAGCAACAATTAATTTTTATGCAACTGATCATGCTGCAGCAAAAAAATGGTATAGCGAATTCTTAGGTGTTGAGCCTTATTTTAACGTTCCGGGTTATACAGAGTTTCGTATTGGCGACTATCAACATGAATTAGGAATAATAGATAGCAGTTATGCTCCGGAGGGATACTCGACCAAACCATCGGGTGCTATTGCACATTGGCATGTTGACGATTTAACAACAACCCTCACCCAACTGATTGCAATGGGAGCAAAGGAATATCTGCCAATTACAGACCATAGTCAGGGAAAAGGAACATTTGTTACAGCATCAGTAGTTGACCCTTTTGGAAATGTTCTTGGGTTGATGACAAACGTACATTACCTTGAAATCTTAAACCAAAAGAATTCTTAA
- a CDS encoding YdeI/OmpD-associated family protein, which yields METKDGKQAIYAMSRMEWRRWLEQNSQTERSVWLILYHKKSTVQSVNVNDATEEALCFGWIDSLCKKRDAESYYLTFSPRNPKRSKWSKPNIERAEKMIEQGLMTIQGQRLIDVAKSTGKWELVL from the coding sequence ATGGAAACAAAAGATGGGAAACAAGCTATTTATGCCATGTCGAGGATGGAATGGCGGAGATGGTTGGAGCAAAACAGTCAAACGGAGAGATCTGTTTGGCTGATCCTATACCACAAAAAAAGTACAGTCCAAAGTGTTAATGTTAATGATGCTACTGAAGAAGCATTATGCTTTGGCTGGATCGATAGCCTATGCAAAAAACGGGATGCTGAAAGTTACTATCTGACCTTTTCTCCACGTAATCCCAAAAGAAGCAAATGGAGTAAACCCAATATAGAACGAGCGGAAAAAATGATAGAACAAGGCCTTATGACTATACAAGGACAACGGCTCATTGACGTTGCTAAAAGCACAGGAAAATGGGAATTGGTACTATAG
- a CDS encoding DinB family protein: MKAFFKELFEYNFNFNQKTLTILTENQGLVSDKLIKLHSHVANSHGIWNSKIRPSNRSYKPWDIYSVPELIELNLDNFNTSMAIIDEFDLDLPINYSLSTGKMFTHSIRDILFQIINHSTYHRGQIATEFRQCNMEPILTDWIVYKMS; the protein is encoded by the coding sequence ATGAAAGCATTTTTTAAAGAGTTATTTGAATATAATTTCAACTTCAACCAGAAAACGCTGACTATTTTAACTGAAAACCAAGGTTTGGTTTCTGATAAGTTAATAAAACTACATAGTCATGTCGCAAATTCTCACGGTATATGGAATAGTAAAATCAGACCGTCAAATAGAAGTTATAAACCATGGGACATCTACAGCGTGCCAGAATTGATTGAACTTAATCTGGATAATTTTAATACTTCAATGGCTATAATTGATGAATTCGATTTGGACTTACCGATCAATTACTCATTAAGCACTGGCAAAATGTTCACACATAGTATCCGTGATATTTTATTTCAGATAATCAATCATTCAACTTATCATAGAGGGCAAATTGCCACAGAATTCAGACAATGTAATATGGAACCTATATTAACCGATTGGATAGTTTATAAAATGAGCTAA
- a CDS encoding ABC transporter ATP-binding protein: MRISLQNIGRRFNRDWIFRGIDFDFEQGHSYAILGPNGSGKSTLVQVIAGSLSPSEGSINHSNKGKNIPAEEIFQHLSFASPYLELVQDFSLDETIDFHFKFKKLLPGFNKQKVVELLGFEKYLHRQIKNYSSGMKQRVKLALAFCSDTPLLLLDEPTANLDTQGSEWYLDLIQQFSKDRLTIICSNQLHEYEFCEERLNVVDYK, translated from the coding sequence ATGAGAATAAGCCTGCAAAACATTGGACGTAGATTTAACCGTGATTGGATTTTTCGCGGAATCGACTTTGACTTTGAACAAGGTCACTCTTACGCCATTCTCGGACCAAACGGTTCAGGCAAATCTACCCTTGTACAAGTAATCGCAGGAAGCCTTAGTCCTTCTGAAGGCTCAATTAATCATTCTAATAAAGGCAAGAATATTCCGGCAGAAGAGATATTTCAGCATTTGAGTTTTGCCTCTCCATACCTTGAACTGGTTCAAGATTTCTCTCTTGACGAAACCATCGATTTTCACTTCAAATTCAAGAAACTACTTCCGGGATTTAATAAACAAAAGGTAGTTGAGTTATTAGGTTTTGAGAAATACCTGCATCGCCAGATCAAAAACTATTCATCTGGGATGAAACAACGTGTTAAACTTGCTTTGGCTTTTTGCTCTGATACCCCATTATTATTATTGGATGAACCAACAGCCAATCTGGATACGCAAGGAAGTGAGTGGTATCTTGATCTTATCCAACAATTCTCCAAAGATCGTTTAACAATCATTTGCTCTAACCAACTTCACGAATATGAGTTTTGTGAGGAAAGACTAAATGTGGTCGATTATAAATAA
- the lpxA gene encoding acyl-ACP--UDP-N-acetylglucosamine O-acyltransferase: MIQPLAYIHPQAKIAENVVIEPFVTIHKDVEIGEGTWIGSNVTIMDGARIGKNCRIFPGAVISAVPQDLKFGGEYTTAVIGDGTTIRECVTVNRGTNDRKETRIGKNCLLMAYTHVAHDCIIGDNCILANAVQLAGHVTVDDWAIIGGTSAVHQFVSIGAHVMVSGGSLVKKDIPPYTKAGREPLSYVGINSVGLRRRGFDSAQINQIQEVYRILFMKNYNTTKALDIIDAEIAPTEERDEIVNFIRNSNRGIMKGFSSN, from the coding sequence ATGATTCAACCATTAGCATACATACACCCACAGGCTAAGATTGCAGAAAATGTAGTGATCGAGCCATTTGTAACTATCCACAAAGATGTGGAGATTGGCGAAGGTACCTGGATTGGATCAAATGTTACCATAATGGATGGTGCCCGCATTGGAAAAAACTGCCGTATTTTCCCTGGTGCAGTTATCTCCGCAGTTCCTCAAGATCTTAAGTTTGGCGGTGAGTACACTACTGCTGTAATTGGGGATGGAACTACTATTCGTGAATGTGTAACTGTAAATCGCGGTACAAATGACCGTAAGGAAACAAGAATAGGCAAAAACTGTTTATTGATGGCTTATACACACGTTGCTCATGATTGTATCATTGGCGACAATTGTATTCTGGCTAACGCAGTTCAACTTGCCGGACACGTAACCGTTGATGACTGGGCAATTATAGGTGGAACTTCTGCCGTTCACCAGTTTGTATCAATCGGAGCTCACGTTATGGTTTCAGGCGGTTCATTAGTTAAAAAAGATATTCCTCCTTATACGAAAGCCGGGCGCGAACCTCTTTCTTATGTAGGTATTAATTCTGTTGGCTTGCGTCGTCGCGGATTTGATTCTGCACAGATCAACCAGATTCAGGAAGTTTATCGTATCCTGTTCATGAAGAACTATAATACGACGAAAGCACTGGATATTATTGATGCAGAAATTGCCCCTACTGAAGAGCGTGATGAAATTGTGAATTTCATTCGCAACTCAAACCGCGGAATTATGAAAGGCTTTTCAAGCAATTAG
- a CDS encoding bifunctional UDP-3-O-[3-hydroxymyristoyl] N-acetylglucosamine deacetylase/3-hydroxyacyl-ACP dehydratase encodes MNVKQRTLKAPVTVSGVGLHTGASVTMTFKPAPDNHGYKFQRIDLPGNPIIDADVDNVVDTSRGTTIEQNGGRVSTIEHVLAALVGSEVDNVLIELDGPEAPIMDGSSIQFIEALEKVGFEDQKSDREYFSINQNIHYSESDRKVEMIAMPADDYRLTVMVDYNSPVLGTQHANITHISDFRSEIASCRTFVFLHELEALLKHGLIKGGDLNNAIVIVDREVNDAELSHLAHVFNREKLSVAKEGILNNISLRHQNEPARHKLLDVIGDLALAGMPLKAHIMAARPGHAANVAFAKKIKALIKKERRGKGIPLYDTNAKPVYDVTEIMARLPHRPPFLLVDKILELSQNHVVGVKNVTMNEPFFVGHFPGSPVMPGVLQIEALAQNGGILVLNTVPDPQNYLTYFLKIENVRFKDKVLPGDTLVLRCDLMTPIRRGICQMRGLVIVGDKVVTEAEMMAQIVRKPNV; translated from the coding sequence ATGAACGTTAAGCAAAGAACCCTTAAGGCTCCTGTAACTGTTTCAGGGGTAGGGCTACACACTGGTGCAAGTGTTACCATGACTTTTAAGCCCGCACCTGATAACCATGGCTACAAATTTCAACGAATCGACCTGCCTGGTAATCCTATTATTGATGCAGATGTAGACAATGTTGTTGATACTTCTCGCGGAACCACCATTGAACAAAACGGAGGTCGCGTTAGTACTATTGAGCACGTTTTAGCGGCTTTAGTAGGATCAGAAGTTGATAACGTTTTAATCGAACTGGACGGACCTGAAGCGCCTATTATGGACGGAAGTTCAATACAGTTCATCGAAGCATTGGAAAAAGTTGGCTTTGAAGACCAAAAGTCTGATCGTGAATACTTCTCGATCAATCAAAATATCCATTATTCTGAATCTGACCGTAAGGTTGAAATGATTGCAATGCCTGCAGATGATTATCGTTTAACTGTTATGGTTGACTATAACTCACCTGTTTTAGGTACTCAACATGCCAATATCACTCATATCTCTGATTTTAGAAGTGAAATTGCATCGTGCAGAACTTTCGTTTTCTTACACGAATTAGAGGCATTATTAAAACATGGCCTAATCAAAGGCGGAGATCTTAATAATGCAATTGTAATTGTCGACCGAGAGGTTAATGATGCTGAATTATCTCATTTGGCTCACGTTTTCAATCGTGAGAAACTTTCTGTAGCCAAAGAAGGTATTTTAAATAACATTTCTTTGCGTCATCAGAACGAACCTGCTCGTCACAAACTATTGGATGTAATCGGTGATCTTGCCTTAGCAGGTATGCCATTAAAGGCACACATCATGGCGGCTCGTCCAGGTCATGCTGCAAACGTGGCATTCGCTAAGAAAATTAAAGCATTAATTAAGAAAGAGCGCAGAGGTAAAGGAATCCCTCTTTACGATACAAATGCAAAGCCGGTATATGATGTTACCGAGATTATGGCCCGCTTACCACATCGTCCTCCATTCTTATTGGTTGACAAAATTCTTGAATTAAGTCAGAACCATGTAGTTGGGGTAAAAAATGTAACGATGAATGAGCCATTCTTCGTAGGTCATTTCCCAGGTAGCCCGGTAATGCCAGGGGTGTTACAGATTGAAGCATTAGCTCAAAATGGCGGAATTTTAGTATTAAATACCGTTCCTGATCCTCAAAATTATCTTACCTATTTCCTTAAGATAGAAAACGTTCGCTTTAAAGATAAAGTTCTTCCGGGTGATACGTTAGTACTTCGCTGTGATTTGATGACCCCAATTCGTCGCGGTATCTGTCAAATGAGAGGTTTAGTAATTGTTGGCGACAAAGTTGTTACCGAAGCCGAAATGATGGCTCAAATTGTAAGAAAACCAAACGTATGA
- the lpxD gene encoding UDP-3-O-(3-hydroxymyristoyl)glucosamine N-acyltransferase, with translation MRFTAAELSLLLNGVVEGNPDIAVSELAKIEEGTPGSLSFLANPKYLPHLYTTESSIVIVNKDLALTAEVKCTLIRVDDAYSAFSVLLEKYNTIKQNKSGIEQPSYISQSATVGDNLYLGAFAYIGNNAKIGKNVKIYPQAFIGDNVTVGDNSVIYAGVKIYSDCVLGKNVVIHSGTVVGSDGFGFAPQADGSYSKVAQIGNVVIEDDVEIGANTTIDRATMGSTVIGKGVKLDNLIQVAHNVEIGQNTVMAAQAGVSGSTKIGENCIIGGQVGIVGHINIAKGSQFGAQSGIHKSITEENKKWNGSPIVPYLSSLKTINSLSHLPELERKIHELEKTIKELKEGK, from the coding sequence ATCCGGTTTACCGCAGCGGAATTAAGTTTATTATTAAATGGGGTTGTTGAAGGCAATCCGGATATTGCAGTTTCAGAACTTGCTAAAATTGAAGAAGGAACCCCTGGTTCTTTATCTTTTTTAGCAAATCCTAAATATTTGCCACATCTATACACAACTGAATCGTCAATCGTAATTGTCAATAAAGATTTAGCGCTTACTGCTGAAGTAAAATGCACGCTAATTCGTGTTGACGATGCCTATTCTGCATTTTCAGTTTTGTTGGAAAAATATAATACCATCAAGCAAAATAAATCAGGTATCGAACAGCCTTCTTACATCAGTCAATCGGCTACCGTAGGAGATAATTTATACCTTGGCGCATTTGCTTATATTGGTAACAATGCCAAAATCGGTAAGAATGTAAAGATCTATCCGCAGGCTTTCATTGGCGACAATGTAACAGTTGGCGACAATTCAGTGATCTATGCAGGTGTAAAAATCTATTCTGATTGTGTATTAGGCAAAAATGTAGTTATCCATTCAGGAACAGTGGTTGGAAGTGATGGCTTTGGTTTTGCCCCTCAGGCAGACGGAAGTTATTCAAAAGTTGCTCAGATTGGGAATGTAGTAATTGAGGATGATGTTGAGATCGGCGCAAACACTACAATTGACCGTGCAACCATGGGTTCAACTGTTATTGGTAAGGGTGTTAAGCTCGATAACCTTATTCAGGTAGCACATAACGTTGAGATTGGTCAAAACACAGTAATGGCTGCTCAGGCAGGTGTTTCGGGAAGTACCAAAATCGGCGAAAACTGTATTATCGGAGGACAGGTAGGTATTGTAGGACATATCAACATTGCCAAAGGCTCGCAGTTCGGAGCTCAGTCTGGCATACACAAAAGTATCACAGAAGAAAACAAAAAATGGAACGGTTCTCCAATAGTTCCCTATTTAAGTTCATTAAAAACAATCAATAGTTTATCTCACCTTCCTGAACTTGAGCGTAAAATTCATGAGCTCGAGAAAACAATAAAGGAATTAAAAGAAGGCAAATAG
- a CDS encoding HD domain-containing protein, with translation MLNKKKIVNDPVYGFINIQYEIIFDLLSHPYFQRLRNIKQCAMTHFVYPGAMHTRFHHALGATHLMCLALETLRSKGHDITDEEAEAVTAAILLHDIGHGPFSHALENCIIENVHHETISALIMDKLNEEFNGRLSLAIEIFNDRYHKKFLHQLVSSQLDLDRMDYLNRDSFFTGVSEGVISFDRIIKMLNVVNDRIVVEEKGIYSVEKFLIARRLMYWQVYLHKTVIAAETMLTKILRRAKELALQGVELFTTPPFKVFLYNRITQNRFVSDEKYLKEFVKLDDHDINACIKIWADHEDKILSYLCQSFINRKLYRVEIQKEPIGKIKVEEVKRQIKERFDLEEKDMHYFVFTDTISNSAYKKVDTIEILRKDGSVVDITEASDNFNIEALAKTVEKYYLCSVKL, from the coding sequence ATGCTCAATAAGAAGAAAATTGTTAACGACCCGGTGTATGGGTTTATTAATATACAATACGAAATCATCTTCGATTTATTGTCACACCCCTATTTTCAGCGCTTACGTAATATCAAGCAGTGTGCCATGACTCATTTCGTTTATCCGGGAGCCATGCATACTCGTTTCCATCATGCACTGGGTGCCACGCACTTAATGTGCCTTGCATTGGAAACCCTCCGATCTAAAGGGCATGATATTACTGACGAAGAGGCAGAAGCAGTGACAGCCGCAATTTTATTGCACGATATTGGACATGGGCCTTTTTCTCATGCATTGGAAAATTGCATCATTGAAAATGTACACCACGAAACTATTTCGGCGCTTATAATGGACAAGTTGAATGAAGAGTTTAACGGCCGTTTAAGTTTAGCGATTGAAATTTTTAACGACCGGTACCACAAAAAATTCTTGCATCAGCTTGTTTCCAGTCAGCTCGACCTTGATCGGATGGATTACCTGAATCGCGACAGTTTTTTCACAGGTGTTTCAGAAGGGGTAATTAGCTTCGACCGCATTATTAAAATGCTGAATGTTGTTAATGATCGTATAGTTGTTGAAGAAAAAGGCATCTATTCTGTAGAAAAGTTTTTAATAGCACGCCGATTAATGTATTGGCAGGTGTATTTACATAAAACGGTAATTGCTGCAGAAACCATGCTCACCAAAATTCTGAGAAGAGCAAAAGAACTAGCGTTACAAGGAGTTGAATTATTTACCACCCCTCCTTTCAAAGTTTTCCTTTATAACAGAATAACGCAAAACCGTTTTGTATCGGATGAAAAATACCTGAAGGAATTTGTAAAGTTAGACGATCATGATATCAATGCCTGTATTAAAATATGGGCCGACCACGAAGACAAAATTTTATCTTACCTATGTCAGTCGTTTATAAATCGTAAATTATATAGAGTCGAGATCCAAAAAGAACCAATAGGAAAGATTAAAGTGGAAGAAGTTAAACGACAGATAAAGGAACGCTTTGATCTTGAGGAAAAAGACATGCATTACTTTGTATTTACTGACACCATTTCTAATAGTGCTTATAAAAAAGTTGATACAATAGAAATTTTAAGAAAAGATGGCTCTGTAGTGGATATTACCGAAGCTTCCGACAACTTTAATATTGAAGCGCTGGCCAAAACTGTCGAAAAGTATTATTTATGCAGTGTTAAACTTTAA